TTATGAATTTATTGTGTGAAATAAGTATGGCTTTGGAGACCATGGCACAAGGGTTTTTTCATTATGTATCATATGATGCACTTGTTAATGGAGTCAGTGGAGTGGATCAGGTTTTAAAAGTATCCTTCCAGGAGGTAAAATTATACCATTGGCCAATATTGCTagtaataaaacatttaatgtGTGAAGTTCAACATAGAGGAGAGGTAAAATGGAAATCTGAAAACCTGGTtcaaaaaatagaataaaatctaaaattttgAGTGTATTTGAACATTGGTAAATCAAGAAGGAAGTCAGTACAGAATGAAATCAATGTCAAGTATGTGACATTTGATGAACAATTTAACAAAAATGTAATTGTAAATGAAGTGAGATTATTAAGGTGTGAACATAGGActtcttgtgtgtgtgtattggtaggtttttctttaaatgtacTTTGAAAATGCAAAGGTTGAAAGCTAAACAAAGATGCCACCCTAATCTTTCTAAATTTTATGTCCACATTATCTGGTAGATGGATTTTGACtattaatttggttttgtatgttttctctgtgtgatATTTGTGCATTATTAGATGACTAGACTGGCCAAGGCAGACCTGTTACACTTGCCTGAGTTAGGCATTGTTTGCCATGCCACTAAACCTGCCGCCAAGTGAAACCTTCATGGGGGAAATGAGATCGAAGTCTGACCTGCTGAAGATGGACGCCCtgtctctgtttttattttattttgctttctttcctttgtttcttttattttttattttattttgtcccttttttgttttgttctgttaaaTCTCTTTCCCTTGTACTTGTGAACTGGTACTTCAGTTCTGTAAAATGATGTTTGAAAAGGGTTCACAGTGTTTGATTTTGAAGTTGACCTGAAGCTGCTTATGAATGGTGGATGGTATACAGAGAATTTAGAATATGATTGGGTTATAATGTTCTGAATTAAGgataaattttatttggaattcATTAAAGTATCTAAATTCAACAGATTAGTACATTGTGTTAGAAGACAGGAATAGTGAAAAATTTATCAGTTTTGAGATACAGTCTTCCATATGTTGTGCTTTGTGAGTTTATCTTGGAAAAGGACAGTTAAAACTCTTGTTTCTGGAGAAAGCAACTTTAGAAAGTAAAGTCATAATATTTCTCTGCaattttccttcagcagagTGTTTTATGTTGCACCAGCTGTTTAAAAGAAGGCTTACTATTTATGTCTAACatgagtttaaaataattatttctgaaattgaAGATTTATGAATATTGAATGTCGTAAAATATTTGTTTACTTCTAATGAAACCTTGCTCCAGTGAGGTCAGTAGTAGAAagatttcatcctttttttttttttttttgcaactttcAGAAAAAACTATTTACCACTCATAAGTACAAATGCAGCCTGAAGTTTTGGTTGGAGTGTGTTATGTGAGACACAATTGTCTTTTAACACTGTTACTTGTGGGAAGATTGAATCAGttctctttgtgtgtgtgtgtgtgtgtgtgttgcacTTTGACATGCTCTAGTAGTGATTATTTCAGGAAGGGGTTTAAATAATCCActaaagtcagaaaaaaaagtgtttttccagTCATCCCACCATCTCAGAAGCCCTGGCAGTTCATGCTGGAGTGATTGAGATGGTTCTCTTCCCTAAATGATGTTCTTACTTCTTGTGAAACAAGctctgaaagagaaatgttGGTGGGCAAAGTGGTGTGTCTAGTCCTCAGGCATTGCTCTTCCTAGCCAGCTGCACTGGGATCTCTTGGTTTCACTCCTATCACCAGTCTCCATactgcagctgggaagagctgtgaTTTGTGATCTTTGTTGGATTTGGCTGTGACAGTTGTAATTGCCAGCAGTTGTAATCTCTTGATTCCCTTCTGCTAAATCCACTAAGATTCATGAGTTGTATCTCATAgaaattgctttatttctaaGTGTACATGTTCCATTTATGTaaaatagcaggaaaataatgaccttttttaatgtttaaagtAGATTGTGAcctcttcagcatttttaaaacaagcaaactcATTGAGAAGCGCTTTAGGATGTGAGGGCTAACTCTTCAGACTCACTACAAAGagttggaaattaatttcttttgagctcttgaggaataaaaataatttgattagTACTTTTTTGATGCAGATGATTCTGTTTAGCCTTCAGCAAAATGGGTTCTAGTATGGCCTAGGTTGTCTATGGCTCTTTAAACTAGTAGTACAAAAAAGTAGCAATCACAACTGTGCCTTTAGGCAACACTGGAACTATGTACATTTGCTTCCAGATTTTTTTGCAAAGGGAAgaatcaataaataaatgatcATAGAACCTCTAGTTTACTAAGCAGAAAAGCTTCTTAGAAATCTGTCTAAGGATGTGGTATAGATATGGCATATTTATTTTGACTGCTTCCCtcattagaaaataattatcttcACCTCATTCTTATTCAGATTTTATATACTGTGttctaaaaatgaaagcatcaTTCTTAAACTAAATTGTCCTAAATTACTGCATCATAACCCACATTTTTTGATGTATTTAGTGGGCTTGTATTTCCTTGACAAATACAATTGCAGAGGTAAAACTGCAAAATTTAGACCTTTTAACTTATGAGGTTATTTGGACTCacatactatttttttcttcaaaactttttaaagaatatgATGGTAGATATTCAAgatatttcagatttattttttcttttcctctacaGCAGTGTTCTGTagaatttttaataacttgGCATGGTcttaaaaactggaaaagttaTTCTGGAGAGACAGTGTCTTTGAATGTACAGGCAAATTTTCAGGATTCTGTCTGTAAAAATGGACCCTTTCTaatttttggaaacaaaataaatgagttATACTTTGTAGTATGGAACTGAccaatttgattttttaatttaaaatagaacTTCACATTGTTGAAAGATTGAAGTATTCTGGAAATAATGCTGCAAACTTTACAATTTATGTATGCGTGCTGTTCATTCTTGTGAACTGCTGTAGTGGTAAACATACCTGAAATGTTCAGTGAATTTCTTGAACAACGTTTCAGCAAGTTAATGATTTCAGTTATTTCAGTGCAATGATCCATATACTTAGTTTAGGTTTCTACTGAAGCCACTTTATGGACTTGAGTCACTGTCTGTCTTAGTTGTATGTCCTAACTGAGCTCCTGTTTAAAAGGGCTGAGCAGTGCCTAAGCATTTTGTAAGTTTACCTGGTTAAGTGTGTATTGTATTGGCTGTATGTAAGTGCATATTTAAATTAGGCATATACTTATGTACGGTACTGACCAAGGATCTCAGTTAGCGTGCAGGCACACCACTATCGGAGATATTTCTGCCATTGGATTTAATTGTGCCATGTCTCTTGATCCATAGAAACCTGCACGAGTAGCTGTTGGGTTGCGAGGTGCTCACTGTTCAGGATTAAGTTCTGGTTCATTAATCATTTGAAAAGATGTTAATACTTTGATTTTTAGAAGAACTGGTACATAATTCTATGCCTAATTTGCATGCACATCTGCTGGAACTGTATATTCAAAAGCCTGTTAGTAGGCCTGCATATTAGGCAGGGTGCGCAAAGTACCTGATACTTTTCAGCAGTCAGGCAAATCAGGTACACCTCTCATTGCATGCCTGACTTCAAAACGAAATCTGTTAAGAGTGCTGAACATTGTGGTGGTGGCTTAGATTCATGCATGTTTTTTTGAAAAGCTCAGGAAGTCATTACTGCACAGTTAACTCATAGGTGctaataattttcctgtttttctcccttaGATAGTAAAATCAAATGGTTTCTTACATGTTAAGGAGCAAATTTTaacatgaataaaataaatgtaaataggaagcatgaagaaaaaagggtACTGTTATTTTATCTGTTCTGTTCCACCCATGCTACATGTAAATTAAGTTTCATTTAGATTTGTTTTGTCATTCAATCATATCCAGTTGTAACCCAGACTTTCCTGCAGATTTGTAGAGCAGGTTTGCAGcacttgtttcttttcattttttaaagtagtcTGTTTTCTGTGGTGTCAGTTGGAAGTCATATCGCTAAACTTGCATGGTGTTTTGAAACCTAcctcagattttcctttttgataAGCATATATATTAATCTTTGAGTTTTGGATTTAGATGTTTTGAGTAGAAATGTGCAGTTTGAATCAAGCAGGAAACCACTGACAtagcttttaatttattattcaGTTATTAAAACAATGTTTAAATAAGAGCATTTACTTTGTGAAGATAATGGGGGAATACCAAAGGTCTCAGTTGCTTAGCATTTATTCAGGTATGCCAGTGATTTTGAATAGGTCATGGATACCTAGTGTAGTTAGGACTTCTTTCACTAGTTTTTTAGTTTAGTGCATAATGTTTGTGCTAGTTTTAATCCCTTtacatttcaaatttaaaatgtacatttaaTTGTAGTCATTAATTGTTTAACTATTAATCTTTAgatttttggagatttttttgggTGTTCATATAGTAGTCTAATCATGGCTAACATTCAGTGAAACCTACATTTAATTCAGATTAGTTATTACTTAAACTTTTAGTATGACAGGAGGACTGTAATCGGGTTAAAATAGCAGGAAGTACCTATGTTGGGAAAATAGACCTTGCTTAGCCTGGTTAGTTATGATTTTCTCCAAGCTCAATAAATTTAGAGTTAGCTACCAGTTTCAGATAAACTGAGGTGACTAGAATGTGAGAGTGTACAAATCTAAATTTTTTCTACTCTTCCTTCCTCCACCTTCAACTTCACTTGTAGTATGTATTCTGTGCAGTCACAGTAGTTCAgtagtttattatttttatattttatttatttttgcattctaAGTAGGTAGCACAAgaggaataaagaaaagcacaaatttCAGTCAGCACatactttggggtttttttctttttttttttttcttttttttcttttttttcctttttttttttgttttctttcttttactgaTTTGGTTATTTGCCATTTCTGGGgattaaactttaaaaaatgttcttctTTTCTGTATCTGATGTTCTGTGTGCTATTAGTGATGCAGCCAACACGAACGGTTGTCATGTGTAAAACAACTTTCGATCACCGCGAAAACACCGCCCTGGGAAAGCGTCCATGCTTGATATCGTTTGGTTCATGAACGTTAAGTTTCCAGTACAGGTGACCCATAGCTCAAAGTGTTAAATAATTATATACattattcagtttttaaaataataatccaTTAATGAGATTGCTAGTCTTTGAAGTTTTGctcacttttgtttttcctaataGAGCAGGGTAAAAGGAAAAACTTAAGctatttgtttctttgtaaGGATCTGGTAGATAGATTCATTgttatttattacatttttaaatgcaaggGTAATTGTAAAATCATAGAGTAACATCTGACTAGTGTTCCAACTCTGTataatgcttttatttgcttcttcAGGTAAAATCCCAGATGAAGCCAAAGCCCTCTCTCTGTTGGCGCCTGCTCCTACTATGACAAGTCTGATGCCTGGTGCAGGATTGCTTCCTATACCTACACCAACCCCCTTGACTACAGTAAGTAGAGTTCAGGGTCTGTATAATTTCCAGTTTCCTCTGTTCTCTGCAGCCTTTTCTTTGTACAGGGAGCAAGGACTGTCTGGTCCACAGATGTTGCAGTCAGGCTTTAGCTGTCGTCACTCTCCTGAGGATTGATCAGAAAATGTCCATGTGCTTCTTTTCCagggtttttctttcagattacTATTTTCCAAAATACCGGGTAAATACtagtttttgttcttgttcttttttaattgcCCTCCTACCCTGTAGGGCCATTAATTTGGTCTGGTGGTAGTTATCCACTGagaaaaaattcagtaaaacCTAAGTCACATGACACCAGTTCTTCAGAAACTTAAAAGCTGCAGTAGAGACTTGGTATCTCTGTGGCAAGGTTTTTGACTTGGACTGTCTAACAATGTATTCACTGTGAAAAGTAGAGAAGCTTGATTCTGCTCTTTATCCTCCATTCCTGTTTGCATCTGTAAGCCTTTCTTGACATCAGCAAGTTGCTGTggttttttgaaggaaaatgtaaGGTTAATATAgagtatttttttgctttgttacaTAAAAAGGTACCAATGGCTTGTTCAAAACTTCCCACGCTTCTTAGAAAATTTGTTTCTTGAAAAGGCTTTGAGTCGAGAAAATTCAGACCAGGAAGTCAATGGACCAATTTCATAGTGATTTTTAAGTGActtcttaaaacattttgctgGAGAGTTTTCCAGTTCCAAATGTGAGAGCTGTATTTCTCTCATTCTCTAGGTATGAGTGGAAGAACTTGGATAGAATTTTTGGCATTTCAGCTGCAATTAATCTTATCTTGGGTGATTCATTTGTCCAGAAGATGCTTTGTGTCCCTTTGATGACGTTGAGCACTGGAAATgcccttctttcctctctgggCAAGATCTCAGCCATTCCTCATTTAGTCCAAATGCTTGTTTCATAAAAATAGGAATACTAGCAGTGTCTGAAAGAATCTTAGTTGATTGAATTGACTCTAAGCCTGTATATTTTGTGATTAATATATATCCCTGTCCAGATCTCTTTGATAAGATATTAGCTAAAAACCCACAGAGTACCTTAATTATGGAAGCTTATTTCTGGgtagatttttcttctctaaagaaacctgctgtgctgtgacctTAAAGTATTGCTTATATTAATTAGATCTGTTTTTGCAGAAATGCATCCAGGCAAACAAGTATTAAGTAGTGGAATATCTTTTACCAGTGCCTGGCCACAAAGTATATCCTGTGCTTGTGTTTTCCAGCTCGGTGTTTCACTTGGTACCTTGGGGGCTATACCAGCAGCAGCGTTGGATCCAAACATTACGGCACTGGGAGAAATACCACAACCACCAATTATGGGAAATGTGGATCCATCCAAAATTGATGAAATCAGGAGGACAGTCTATGTGGGAAACTTGAATTCTCAGgtagcttttttttgttgttgtttctatGTTGTGGAAACATAGTAACAGAAAGTGTGAAAATCTAATCTTACCTGTTAAAAGAGATTCCCTTAGTTAATGACAACAGGAATTTAAACAAAACCCCCTAAGTGGTTCTCTTAAAAGTGCAAAATCCCGtgtaaatttcttttttttttttttttaacctaggCAAAGGACTAGGGGCTTTTGTGGCTGCACTGTTTAAAATTGTAGAATATTCTTTAGAttaatggaggaaaaaatacacatcTTGAAGTTTTGGAATGTAATTTTCCCAAATTCATGTCATATTTGTAAAAATGCTGAGATATCGTTCCAAAAAATCTGTAGCTCTTAAACTACCCAATATATTAGGTAAGTGAATTTCATTGTATAGTTTATTTTAACTGAGCTCTTCAACTCTTTCTAGACTACAACAGCGGATCAGCTGCTTGAATTCTTTAAGCAAGTTGGGGAAGTCAAATTTGTGCGAATGGCAGGTGATGAGACACAACCAACACGATTTGCTTTTGTGGAATTTGCAGATCAAAATTCTGTACCTCGGGCCCTTGCCTTTAATGGAGTTATGTTTGGAGACCGGCCACTGAAGTAAGAAATTAATTAACCTGTTGAATGAGGGATTTCTTTGTATCACTGAACACACATTTAAAACTTATGTGTAGCAAAATGCTGTGacatattttttcagtatgtGGACCAGTTGCTaacaaaggaagaatttttatcAACTCCAGTTTCACAGTTTGGCATAAATTTCTGTCAATAGAATACGTACATTGGTATTAATCTTGAGGTAGTGTAAGctataataatgaaaaaaatctttgaagtCCATAGTACTAATTAAGTTTTCAGTATTATGTGTATGTAGTTAGTAGGTGTTAATGTGGAGATTTGATCTGAAATAGAGAAGTAACTTCCTAGACTTCTGTTGAAAATACTGTAACACAAGAGCACTGTGTTGCCTTTCTTTAAAAGTGGTAAGATTTCAAGATAATAAAAGATACTTTGTATACTTGGAACAGACGAAtgttaaaaatctgtaatttggCTGACCTTCTGAGTTTATAATTGTAAGTGACGTTGGGATGCTTGCCTTTCTTTAAAAGTGGTAAGATTTCAAGATAATAAAAGATACTTTGTATACTTGGAACAGACGAAtgttaaaaatctgtaatttggCTGACCTTCCGAGTTTGTAATTGTAAGTGAAGTTgggatgttttcctttcttacttgttttttgtttgccttgttaaAATGTTTAAGAATGAagggttttcatttttctttaatttaggATAAATCACTCCAATAATGCAATAGTGAAGCCTCCTGAAATGACACCACAAGCTGCTGCTAAGGAGCTTGAAGAAGTGATGAAGAGAGTAAGGGAAGCCCAGTCTTTTATATCTGCTGCTATTGAGCCAGGTTGGTATGTTGTGTTCAGTACTGAATGTACTGAAAGCACATTCTGTGTTTACTTTGGTAAAGTTTCTAAGAGCAGTTTCAGACACAAGAGAAGGTTATCCAGTacatgctggggaaaaaaagcaaaataatcaaaaatCTGTTCAGGAATCTAAACTGTGgaatgaagtattttatttcataatgtCTTGTTTTCAGATACATGTTCACTGAATGTTCTCAAACATGCAAATTTAATACTAAATCAGTACTTAATGATGGCACCTTTTAAGTTAAGAGCACTTGAAAACATttaagagaaaatgttttctactTTCTGTTGTCGTTTAGCACCCTTTAATGCCATAGTGTCACAATCAGAGTGAGCTAGCATGGTTCTGAAAGCAGTAATATTATGCTTTCCTCACCTGCAGCGGGttaatttggtttctttttcatggTGGCTCAAGGCTGTATGCATCCTCAAAGCAAATGGGTTCAGAGAATGAATCTGGGATAAATATTAACGTTGTAAAGGACTGGTTTTCATCCAGATtgtttccctgttccctgttcaaCACTGAAATGCCAACTCAAGGAGGAAGGTGATGTTGTGTTGAGAGGTTAGACAGACATTCCAGTGATGATTTATGCTGGCTTAAACTGATTGCAAAACCACAGCATAAAAAACATCACAACTTAGTAAGTGTCCTACTTCTTTTCATCAGCAACTTCTGCCATTCTTCTTACTAAGTGACCCAGGTGTTGTCTTGTGTTGGTTAGATAGTGTGGACTCTtgagggtttttgggggggattattttctgttgtattttttgGTTAGTAGTAAAATAACTCTAGCACTTTATCACTGTTAAGGAACAGAATAACGATTAGACTCTGAACCATGGTGAGCTCACTGTtaagttttctattttttggCCTTTGCTCAGACTTTCTAGCCTGTTCTGTATTCTTTCCTCCTACAAAACAAGGAGGAATAAAACTTCAGTATTTGTACAGTGTTTGAAATatctaaaaatacagaagtgatatacttatttatattttatgcttttcaaaattatgcCCTCTAAATTTACTCTGTTCTTCTCAAGTTGTTAAAAAAAGAggtaattttattaaataatagaCCAAAAGGAGGACGTGTTATTATCTTGTGCATTGTGGCAGCAACATAAATCCCATTCGTAGTAGAGCTAGCTGTTTATAATTATCTGGTTTATGTGTACTGCTGCAGGATGGCTGCACTCAACGAGTATATGCAATGACTTTCTTGGATGTTTCTGAAGGATATTTGCAAAGAAGGAAGATGTGCAGAGAGTAGGCCCCTTGCAATATATGTGGTACATTCCACTTGTGCCAGATTGTTAACTGGGATCTTTAAATGTTCTGAGCTTACACTGCAAagtggttttttcctctcagagtCTGGAAAgagcagtgaaagaaaaggcGGTCGATCTCGTTCCCATTCTCGTTCAGAATCCAGGTCTAGCTCAAAATCCCGATCTAGGAGGAAAAGATCACACTCAAAACACAGGTAGGTATGCTTTTTGTTTCAGACTAAGACCGTATTAGGATTTTTTGCATGGTGCTGGTTACTGACGTTCTTTAGTTATAGACAAGTATTCCTGTAGGGATTACTAACTTACACCCAGCAGATCAGGATAACCAGGAGCTTTGTTTCTGAATAGCTGCTCTGTTCCTCAAAGTCATAAATGTTCTTAGGATTACTTTCAGTTCAAACATACTAGATGCCACTTCCAGTGCCATGTAAAATATTAagttctgtggggtttttgtacattttatgtttttgtaCATTAGACTACGTAGGCAAATAACGTTTTGTTACctgtattttaaagagaaacctGCATTTTGTGGATGGACCATAAAATTTACTGGTAATACCCTGAGCAGATAGGCTGGCTGGTTTTTGGTATAGAATTCCTATTGTCCTCAACTTCTAAGCATTGAGTTAATAAATgcagtgtttttatttactgttcTGAAAATGTGAAGCTATGTTTTtgaaaagcacagggaaaaggcTTCAGGGacagtttctcatttttcaggttttgtttgcttggctTAATTTGTTcaatttctgaaacagaaactttCTGGATCGTTCCTGAAGTATAAccaattaagatttttttctgaaaatgaagcagTCTTGTTCTGTAAGAATTATAAAGGCTTCCCAAAATGGCCAGATTTTTTCCATGTCAGGAATATCTTTTGAGAACCTAGATAAATCAGTCTAAAACTTGGCTATGttaaggattaaaaaaaaaaaacaaccaaaatttGGAATGTTGTTTGATTGCTTACACTTTCAAAAGGTATTGCAGCAACAGCTCTGATGCATCCTTTCATTCTAAACAAGGCTATTAGGATacttttaaatgcagaaaatccAGTGAGAGGGAGTCATCAGTTATACTTTCAAATAAGTATGATACAAATGCAGGCGTCAGTTTTAGAATAAGAGGAAAACACACATTCTTGTCTTCAAAATGTTAGGTACCTTTTTAATGCAAGAAGGACCATTTGGTTACTTCTTTAATGCTTGCTTCTCTGCTGTGTCCCTAACTCAAGGCATAATTGAAAAACTTTTGTGTAACAATGCAGTAATTTCAGTACTACCTTGTATTGGCACAAACCAAGTGGAATTTTAGAAGataagcttttcattttttaaatgtggaaAGCATGTTCTTTAAACAAATGTTAGTTGctatattttattatgttttgtTAAATTCTTTAATATTGCTACTGTCAGTTTTAAGAACATGCTGTAAAAAAGGCAGTCTGACCTGTTGAGGCAGCTTCAACCATAAAAATTATCTATCCTTACTGCTTCCCTGTATTATATAATGCAATTTTCATCTCTGTGACATAGAATTCGTCGAAGGTTGTGCTTTGGTTCAGTTGTAATTATTTGGCCTTGTGGTTGATTTGTATTTCCTTGCTGATGAGGAGAACAAAGCTGTAGGTAAAAAATGGCTTCCCCTTCTCTTGGTATATATTACTGAtgctgtttgattttttcctgtgagtttGATTTTTCCTGTGGGTTTGATTTATCCCCATAGGTTTGATCTTTTCCTGtaggtttgattttttcccgtgggtttaattttttcccgtggggtttgattttttcccaTGAGTTCGATTTATTCCCATAGGATCgattttttcctgtggtttgattttttcctgtggtttgaTTTATTCCTGAGGGTTTGATTTATTCCTGTCCTTCAcccactgtcccagcagctcagccaggctctgctggtgcctTCTGGGGCCACCTAAAAACAGAGCCAGACagaat
This genomic interval from Ficedula albicollis isolate OC2 chromosome Z, FicAlb1.5, whole genome shotgun sequence contains the following:
- the SREK1 gene encoding splicing regulatory glutamine/lysine-rich protein 1 isoform X2; translated protein: MMNSGGIGVPLGFPLGPTSVIQVTNLSSAVTSEQMRTLFGFLGDIEELRLYPPDNAPLAFSSKVCYIKFREASSVGVAQHLTNTVFIDRALIVVPCAEGKIPDEAKALSLLAPAPTMTSLMPGAGLLPIPTPTPLTTLGVSLGTLGAIPAAALDPNITALGEIPQPPIMGNVDPSKIDEIRRTVYVGNLNSQTTTADQLLEFFKQVGEVKFVRMAGDETQPTRFAFVEFADQNSVPRALAFNGVMFGDRPLKINHSNNAIVKPPEMTPQAAAKELEEVMKRVREAQSFISAAIEPGWLHSTSICNDFLGCF